In the genome of Phycisphaeraceae bacterium, one region contains:
- a CDS encoding glycine--tRNA ligase yields the protein MTDAANTLPNAKKSMDDIVSLCKRRGFIFQASEIYGGINGFWDYGPLGAQLKKNLKDAWWQDVVLTPPDGPDGKPVSMVGLDSCIIQHPNVWKASGHVDGFNDPRMDDKETKQRFRADHLMGLFIQGEFGKIDVSAPREGTLPSGQPGRMVSDHQAVPNFTIIASSPEEAIQVLVADKATQKRIGFVAMLDRDDPNYFTAQFKQGVKHFSVSPVTEALKYEYTQFVPSPFTNKAGHLTPPRAFNLMFQTYIGATATEEDKAYLRPETAQGIFINYKNVLDSTRVKVPFGIAQIGKAFRNEVTPRNFTFRSREFEQMEIEFFCPPDQTGVWYQFWREWRFNWWRALGLSSENLQMREHDRDELAHYAKTGAGTADIEYRFPFTNPGYGELEGIADRSNFDLTQHAKHSGAKLEYFDQEKNERYMPHVVEPSAGADRGTLALICEAYTPDPLRPSGVVMKFHPRVAPIKAAVFPLVNKDGMPEVGEKLHAELRRKFGSVDYDPKQSIGKRYARMDEAGCPFCFTIDGDTMTDQTVTVRDRDTLEQSRVGLDQVSSFLLDRLA from the coding sequence CTCAAGGACGCCTGGTGGCAGGATGTCGTCCTCACCCCCCCCGACGGCCCCGACGGCAAGCCCGTCAGCATGGTCGGGCTCGACTCGTGCATCATCCAGCATCCGAATGTCTGGAAGGCGAGCGGCCATGTCGACGGCTTCAACGACCCACGCATGGACGACAAGGAGACGAAGCAGCGGTTCAGGGCGGATCACCTGATGGGCCTCTTTATTCAAGGCGAGTTCGGCAAGATCGATGTATCGGCACCACGGGAGGGCACGCTGCCCTCAGGCCAACCAGGTCGCATGGTCAGTGATCATCAAGCCGTGCCGAATTTCACTATCATCGCATCCTCCCCCGAAGAGGCGATTCAAGTCCTCGTGGCCGACAAAGCGACGCAGAAGCGCATCGGCTTTGTCGCGATGCTGGACAGAGACGATCCAAACTATTTCACCGCACAGTTCAAACAGGGCGTGAAACACTTCTCGGTTTCGCCGGTCACTGAAGCGCTGAAGTATGAGTACACGCAATTCGTGCCGTCGCCATTCACTAACAAAGCCGGGCATCTCACTCCTCCCCGCGCCTTCAACCTCATGTTCCAGACCTATATCGGCGCCACCGCCACCGAGGAAGACAAGGCCTACCTCCGCCCCGAGACCGCGCAGGGCATCTTCATCAACTACAAGAATGTCCTCGACTCGACGCGCGTGAAGGTCCCCTTCGGCATCGCGCAGATCGGCAAGGCGTTCCGCAACGAGGTCACGCCGCGCAACTTCACCTTCCGCTCGCGCGAGTTCGAGCAGATGGAGATCGAGTTCTTCTGCCCGCCCGACCAGACGGGCGTGTGGTACCAGTTCTGGCGCGAGTGGCGTTTCAACTGGTGGCGCGCGCTGGGGCTGTCCTCCGAGAACCTCCAGATGCGCGAGCACGACCGCGACGAACTCGCCCACTACGCCAAGACCGGCGCAGGCACCGCCGACATCGAGTACCGCTTCCCCTTCACCAACCCCGGCTACGGCGAGCTCGAGGGCATCGCCGACCGCTCCAACTTCGACCTCACCCAGCACGCGAAACACAGCGGCGCGAAGCTCGAGTACTTCGACCAGGAGAAGAACGAGCGCTACATGCCCCATGTCGTCGAGCCCAGCGCCGGCGCCGACCGCGGCACGCTCGCCCTGATCTGCGAGGCGTACACGCCCGACCCCTTGCGCCCCTCCGGCGTCGTCATGAAGTTCCACCCGCGCGTCGCGCCGATCAAGGCCGCGGTGTTCCCCCTCGTGAACAAGGACGGCATGCCCGAGGTCGGCGAGAAACTGCACGCGGAACTGCGGCGCAAGTTCGGCAGCGTGGATTACGACCCCAAGCAGTCCATCGGCAAGCGCTACGCGCGCATGGACGAGGCCGGCTGCCCCTTCTGCTTCACCATCGACGGCGACACGATGACCGACCAGACCGTCACGGTGCGCGACCGCGACACGCTCGAGCAGTCACGCGTCGGCCTCGATCAGGTCTCGTCGTTCCTGCTCGACAGGTTGGCGTAA
- a CDS encoding HIT domain-containing protein: MSNQPRNLEAPWRDAYLRSMSDEGAEGASPARSASGSFLRDYWMSPEQDEQNHVIARVPNASGALDDREGTGGMILLNLYPYAGGHLLVALGEARARLLDYSPAQRASLWDLVERASLLMERALQPQGINYGVNEGRAAGAGVPQHLHAHLVPRWQGDVNFMTTVANARVIPVSVDATAERYRAVWATIRAGSGVR, encoded by the coding sequence ATGAGCAACCAGCCGCGAAACCTCGAGGCGCCGTGGCGCGACGCGTACCTGCGTTCCATGTCTGACGAGGGCGCGGAGGGCGCGTCGCCGGCGCGTTCCGCGAGCGGGTCGTTCCTGCGCGACTACTGGATGAGCCCCGAGCAGGACGAGCAGAACCACGTCATCGCGCGCGTGCCCAACGCGAGCGGCGCGCTCGACGATCGCGAGGGGACCGGGGGCATGATCCTGCTCAACCTCTACCCCTACGCCGGGGGCCACCTGCTGGTGGCGCTGGGCGAGGCGCGCGCGCGTCTGCTGGACTACTCGCCCGCGCAGCGCGCGTCGCTGTGGGATCTGGTCGAGCGCGCCTCGCTGCTGATGGAGCGCGCGCTGCAGCCCCAGGGGATCAACTACGGCGTCAACGAGGGGCGCGCCGCCGGCGCCGGCGTGCCCCAGCACCTGCACGCGCACCTCGTCCCGCGCTGGCAAGGCGATGTGAACTTCATGACGACGGTGGCGAACGCGCGCGTGATCCCCGTGTCGGTCGACGCGACGGCGGAGCGGTACCGGGCGGTCTGGGCCACGATCCGCGCCGGCTCGGGCGTTCGCTGA